The candidate division Zixibacteria bacterium HGW-Zixibacteria-1 genome has a segment encoding these proteins:
- a CDS encoding two-component system response regulator, which translates to MANVKVLIVDDEEDFRDILSQRMIARGFDVETAENGFKAIELASRKNFDAIILDLAMPEMDGLQTMEKLLAKDATLQIIMLTGQGTIQKGIEAVKMGAADFLEKPAEIETLVSKIEAAQAKKLALFTEELDQKISSIARKKGW; encoded by the coding sequence ATGGCCAATGTCAAAGTTTTAATAGTTGACGATGAAGAGGATTTTCGCGACATCTTATCTCAGCGGATGATCGCCCGCGGTTTCGATGTGGAAACCGCCGAAAACGGTTTCAAAGCCATCGAGCTGGCTTCCCGGAAAAACTTTGACGCTATTATCCTCGACCTGGCCATGCCCGAAATGGACGGCCTTCAAACTATGGAAAAACTGCTGGCCAAAGATGCGACGCTTCAGATTATCATGCTGACCGGTCAGGGTACGATACAGAAAGGGATCGAGGCGGTCAAAATGGGTGCCGCCGATTTTCTTGAAAAACCGGCCGAGATCGAAACCCTGGTTTCCAAAATTGAAGCTGCCCAGGCAAAAAAACTGGCTCTTTTCACTGAGGAACTTGACCAGAAAATTTCCAGCATCGCCAGGAAAAAAGGCTGGTAA